The Candidatus Methylomirabilis tolerans genome contains the following window.
GTACGCTCGCACCGTCCACACAATTGATCCAAGACTTGATGACAAAGCATATGTGTTCGACCTGTACGATAAGGCTGGGGTACCGCGGCCAAAGAAGCCAAAGCTCACTTGGCATCAGTAGTGTCCCAACGTTAACCGAATAAATTCAATTGGTTAGCATCATCGTCCAGTGCGTCTTCGTAATCGAGAGGCGAAAGAGCCTGTAAAATGGGCGTTTTCTCGAAAAGGGTCACGCTCAAAATCTGTAGAATTGTGTAGAGACTCCGATCCAGCGTCAGTCGTTTCTTGACGATGGCGACGAGCACATACACGGAGATCGCGATCCAGATTTGAGTCTTGACCGCGTTCTCGGTCGTGCCATAGAACGCTTTGATCCGCAGGTGCTGCTTGATCCACTTGAAGAAGAGTTCTACCTGCCAGCGGCATTTGTACAGCTGCGCAATCACGATAGCGGGCAGGGAGAACTGGTTGGTGAGGAAGACGAGCCGCTGTTTGGTATCGGCATCGTAGTACCGGATACGCCGGAGCTTCTCGGGATAGTCTCGGTGCGAGGAGACGCCGGTAACGGTAATGATTTGATCGGCCTGCACACCGGTCGCTTTGTCGACAGGGCGGGAATACAGCCGCCTGAAGACGAGATTGCGCTTGGCCCGCATCACGAAGTAGGCGTGCGACTGATGCACCCGGTACAGCCGGGCAAAATCCAGATAGCCCCGGTCCATGAGGTAGATGGCCCCGGCCTCGATAGCGAGGGCGTCGAGGAGCTTGACCTCGTGCCGGTTGCCGGGCGTAATGTAGATGAGCACGGGGATGTTGCCCCGCAGATCCAACAGGGTGTGGAGTTTGACCGCCGCCTTGCGCCGGCGGAACGTGGCCCAGGGAAACACCGACAAGCAGAGGTCGATGATCGTCGCATCGAGGGCATAGACCGTGTGGTCGAGGTCCACACCGAACGCCTCGTCGGCATACAGGGTTCTGGCCGTACGAATCAGCACCTGCGCGAAGTCGGCGTAGATGCGCCAGTCGCGGGTCTCGTTGGCGTGAGCCAGCGTGTTGCGGGCGACGGTGCCCCGGATCCCCATGTGATACAGCTTGGCCCTGGCGCCCCGCAGGCACGCTTCGATATCCCGGAGACTCTCCCGGTAGGTCAGTTGGGCAAAGGCCATACAGAGGAACTGGTC
Protein-coding sequences here:
- a CDS encoding IS4 family transposase, with translation MHIGRTVFAQLMDFVPTYEFRQCVERYHGNYKIKSFSCWDQFLCMAFAQLTYRESLRDIEACLRGARAKLYHMGIRGTVARNTLAHANETRDWRIYADFAQVLIRTARTLYADEAFGVDLDHTVYALDATIIDLCLSVFPWATFRRRKAAVKLHTLLDLRGNIPVLIYITPGNRHEVKLLDALAIEAGAIYLMDRGYLDFARLYRVHQSHAYFVMRAKRNLVFRRLYSRPVDKATGVQADQIITVTGVSSHRDYPEKLRRIRYYDADTKQRLVFLTNQFSLPAIVIAQLYKCRWQVELFFKWIKQHLRIKAFYGTTENAVKTQIWIAISVYVLVAIVKKRLTLDRSLYTILQILSVTLFEKTPILQALSPLDYEDALDDDANQLNLFG